Genomic window (Nymphaea colorata isolate Beijing-Zhang1983 chromosome 1, ASM883128v2, whole genome shotgun sequence):
AACTAAttgaagatggatattgtacttcTTTTAGTTCGACTCGTTGGAAATTGATAAAGGGGACATTAATGTTGACTAGAGAAAGTAGATTTGGTTCTTGGTATGATATGAAGTATTAAATCAGTAGTGTTGAGGTAAATGCAGTTACTGATAATATTTGTTAAATTTGTGGCATAGGAGGCTAGACAACATTAGTCAAAGAGGAATTGATTtgcttaataaaaaaaatttattaccACAGATGTCTCCTTGCaatcattgtttggttggtatgttacataaaatttctttctaAAAAAAGCGCTCTTCAAAGACTAAAGTTATATTAGATTTGGTTTATTCAGATGTGTGTGAATGTAcaaatgtgacatctaaaggtgAAACATCATATGCTGCTTCAGTTGCTTCCTCCTCTTAGTTATCTATAACCCCGAAAggcttaaattttttcaatggGTGCATAATGTATGGAAAATATAAGAATTAAAAGGAGACCATGATGACCAAATTAATGTTCATACTGAATTGAATTTACTATGCCAAGAAAGCTAGTACTATTTTGAAACCTTATGATTTGTTGTACAacatttcctttgttttaacAGAATGGCAGCTACCACATAAAACTATAAAGTATCCTCAAATACCACCTGCTGAAGTCCATCAGAGTAATTGATTATATGCCCTTGCAAACGACTTGGATATTCTTCAACTTCCAACGGGTAGAGCGAAACTGAATTTACTATCAAATGGGTGAATATACGTTCTTTTGTTTGAACACCCTATTTTGagttcattttttccctttaattttGTATGTTTGTAGTTGTGCGCATGCATGTATGTTTGTATGGGTTGAACAAAGAGTATATCTTAACTGAGCTATGAGGTCAATGGTGGCTTCAAAAACCCTAATGCTTTTCAAGTGATACAAGTTATATCTAGACCAACAATATTGGTTGACCTGTTTAGCCTATAAGACGAACTCCAAAATGGGCTTCatattaaaaactattttttaatttacatataagcCAATATGAAGCCAAATCAGTTAATATATGTCATGTATAAACTAATTTGGTAAAGACATCGTGACAGCTGCCAcgaatcactatatatatatatatatatatatatatatatatatatatatatatatatatatatatatatatatatatatatatatattatgatcgTGATGAAACACGTTCAGATCAAATCCAGTACAACCAGAAAAGacgaaaaagaagcaaaaaaaacgaaacaaaaacagaaagcaTATGAATAGTTTACATCGTTATGTTCCACACGCATTTTCCATGCAACAGAGTCATTAGCACTTCCTTAAAACAGCGGAAGTATGACCAAATGTTCGTGGAGTTATTATCATCATTCCCTTCTTCTTGTTAGGACTACAGACACGAaaattgataaggaaaaggaaaaaaaaagaaaaaaaagaaagagaaagtggaAGATGGCAGCTGAGGCCTGAAGATCATTGCCTTCTCTGTTGTCTTCTTTCAACAGAGATGAACGGATCCTTATGAACCCACGAAACCATCCACGCCACCTTCTCTCCGTCACTTTAGTAGAAATCCAAACAATCCCCAGCAGTTAGAGGCTCCGAGGGTTGGGGAACGAATCATGAGGAAAAAACTGTGGTTGGTACTGCTCTCCCGCCTGCTTCTCCAAGTGAAACAAGGGAACGTTGTAGCAGTTGGAATCTGAGGTAGTCTCACTGTGCTGAGACGCGCCATGGCCGTCCATGGATGCCCAAGGAGCAAGATGCCCCTCACTGTTGTCAAAGCAGTGATACCCATTTGCTTCATTCCCTTCGGTGCTTGGTGAATCATAAGACGAATGGCAGCTCGCTTCCTTGTAGAGTTGGCTCGGAAGGAGCACCGAAGGGCTCTCCAGTTGGGGAAGATGAAGGAACTGGCTCTCTGCTGTGTGAAGTTTAGAAGATACGACGAGATCGTCTATGTTGCAGCCGAAGGCAGAGGAGCTGTGGATGGGTTCAGGATCATCGAGGCCTGATAGTGAAAGTTGATATGCTCTAGCCTGGTTCATGAAGGAGGGGAAGACTCCATGGTTCCAGGTTGATGAGTTTGGCTTTTGAGATGGGCTTGGCTTTCTAAATGCACGGCACACAACCCAACCTTCATCCTGCAATGCATATTATCAGAAACAATTTAACTAGCTGTATTTTCAGATCTTATTTTCTCTGTTTCTGCagaagaaagaacatgatcATGAATAGATGGGAATAATGAGGTGAAGGGCAGGTGGATAGAGGAGACACCTGAGGTTGTGGACTCTCACGGCTCTCTAGCCTGTACTCGTGCATGATCCAGTCGGACTTCCGGCCATTAGGAGCGCGTCCCTTGTAGAACACCAGCGTCTTCCTCATCCCTATGAGCTTGTACTTGGAAAAAACTGCCTTGTCCCTTCCCGTTGCCTTCCAGAAACCAGCTGCTGTGGCCCGGTTCGTCCGCGTTCCAGTCGGATACTTCTTGTCCTTGTGGCTAAAGAAATACCACTCTGTCTGTTCCTCGTATCCAAGCTTGCATTTATCTGTAGAAATAGAACGGAGCGTCCTCAACTTCTGTTCATTGTAAAATGGATGGTTTATCAACGGCCGGAAAAAACGTTAGTAAAAGAAAGTGCATTCTAAAATCGGTGTTATCTTGAATCGATCGACCGATTCTAATTAGACAGATTTGATTCGATGACAGGTTTAAGAGTGCAGccatttgtcaaattttaaataagtttttaacatttttttattgaaagacttttttaaatttctcttttaatattttaaaatttataacgATTTTATAGTTTATTTGCCGATTTATGAACAGTGCAGCTTAATCGGTTCACCGATTCGGTTCAAGATCCAATTCTACAACACCTGAGTAGTGCTAGTGCTGTCAgctgttttatatatatatatatatatacgagaCAGGTAGCTATGGACCCCTTATACACCAGAACTTGATAGGAACCATATGAACTTTAGGTTTTAATGAAATCAGACTGGAGATTAAGTTGAAATATAAAAGATCAATTGATTTTCGAAAGTCCAAAGTAATATTTAAATGAGAAGAGaaaggcaaaaaggaaaaacaaatgagtttccttaaatTTCAACAGCTTAAATTATTTTATGGCACTTACTTATTTTCTTAcacgtgtgtatatatatatatatatgtgtgtgcgcgCGAAACAAGGAATAATAATCGTTAATTGTaaggaaaaaatgtgaaaatgtgtgcatgtgtgtgtgtgttgaggGCGAGAGGTCGATGAATagatgtataca
Coding sequences:
- the LOC116249070 gene encoding NAC domain-containing protein 105-like, coding for MEGESCIPPGFRFHPTEEELVGYYLARKVADLKIDLDVITDVDLYRIEPWDLQDKCKLGYEEQTEWYFFSHKDKKYPTGTRTNRATAAGFWKATGRDKAVFSKYKLIGMRKTLVFYKGRAPNGRKSDWIMHEYRLESRESPQPQDEGWVVCRAFRKPSPSQKPNSSTWNHGVFPSFMNQARAYQLSLSGLDDPEPIHSSSAFGCNIDDLVVSSKLHTAESQFLHLPQLESPSVLLPSQLYKEASCHSSYDSPSTEGNEANGYHCFDNSEGHLAPWASMDGHGASQHSETTSDSNCYNVPLFHLEKQAGEQYQPQFFPHDSFPNPRSL